A window of the Osmia lignaria lignaria isolate PbOS001 chromosome 2, iyOsmLign1, whole genome shotgun sequence genome harbors these coding sequences:
- the Cda5 gene encoding chitin deacetylase-like 5 isoform X2: protein MIIVSSVLLLLAVMSRVGCQRTIPRSARASRNEAALEFECPEEFGYYPHPRDCTQYYVCVFGGALLESCTGGLMYSHELQTCDWPRNVGCPEGGSPGKENEEDPLLERSAKIETLQEQQQQQHHHQQHQQQQQQRREQQQQRREQQQQQRPVQRQPIATTTPIPVQQITEKPIRQRQQARNYHEDEYEPATEIESDRQQRVYRGQPSTIGQVQRDRDGLRRNVISEREKESLVSTRAQTEAHYRTQVPSSESPRVAKILASTAAPVISKSYYNDPDQNYPYYTIYDDDVSIYKDDDYNQYTVNQSVPVQSSVKISEVNAKQYQKPKKVAVNEADKYNLNQDVTVQDYDIYENQAQLNKNKFRINDGQSYRPNVLSHPVVHVTTPNAIVDTFIPLTTTTQTPITTSRSYTVNAPSRGRPQQIHRGTAPPRSRPTLKPSTEIVSKAQEFIDIYRYPATRPSPIYPTPQVDKPAAKCRKDVCLLPDCSCGGIDIPGGIQADETPQIVLLTFDDAVNDLNKPLYADLFENGRKNPNGCPISATFYVSHEWTDYSQVQNLYADGHELASHTISHSFGEQFSQRKWAREVAGQREILSAYGGVKLEDVRGMRAPFLSVGGNNMFKMLWDTNFTYDSSMPIYENRPPSWPYTLDYKLFHDCMIPPCPTRSYPGLWEVPMVMWQDLNGGRCSMGDACSNPPTADGVYKMLIKNFERHYTTNRAPFGLFYHAAWFTQPHHKEGFISFLDTIVAMDDVWIVTNWQAIQWVRNPTPLALLHTFEPFGCNYQDRPKKCNNPKVCNLWHKSGVRYMKTCQSCPDIYPWTGKTGIRSSRIDNDVDTHE, encoded by the exons GATGCCAAAGGACCATCCCCAGAAGCGCCAGGGCGAGCAGAAACGAAGCAGCTTTGGAGTTCGAGTGCCCTGAAGAGTTCGGTTACTACCCTCATCCCCGTGACTGCACGCAATACTACGTATGCGTATTCGGAGGTGCTCTACTCGAGTCTTGCACGGGTGGTTTGATGTACAG TCATGAATTGCAGACATGCGATTGGCCACGTAACGTGGGCTGCCCCGAAGGTGGATCTCCCGGTAAGGAAAACGAAGAAGATCCGCTGTTGGAACG GTCAGCAAAGATAGAAACCCTGCAggagcaacaacagcagcagcaccaTCACCAGCAAcaccagcagcagcaacaacaaagACGCGAACAACAGCAGCAAAGACGtgaacagcaacagcagcaacgtCCCGTTCAGAGGCAACCGATTGCGACGACCACGCCAATTCCTGTTCAGCAGATCACTGAAAAACCGATTCGTCAGAGACAACAGGCTAGGAATTACCACGAGGACGAGTACGAGCCTGCAACGGAAATCGAAAGCGACAGGCAACAACGAGTCTACAGGGGTCAACCGTCCACCATTGGTCAAGTGCAACGAGACAGGGATGGCCTTCGAAGAAACGTGATTTCA gaaagagagaaagagagtctGGTAAGCACGCGTGCCCAAACGGAAGCTCATTACAGGACGCAGGTACCATCTTCAGAATCACCCAGAGTCGCCAAGATCCTGGCATCCACCGCTGCCCCAGTGATCTCCAAGTCTTATTACAACGATCCGGATCAGAATTATCCCTATTACACGATCTACGACGACGACGTGTCCATTTACAAAGACGATG ATTACAATCAATACACCGTGAACCAGTCCGTGCCAGTTCAATCGAGCGTCAAGATCAGCGAGGTGAACGCGAAGCAGTATCAAAAGCCGAAGAAGGTCGCGGTGAACGAAGCGGATAAGTACAATCTGAATCAGGACGTCACGGTTCAGGACTATGATATCTACGAGAATCAG GCTCAACTGAACAAGAACAAGTTCCGGATAAACGATGGACAGTCGTACAG ACCAAACGTTCTCAGCCACCCTGTCGTCCACGTGACGACGCCGAACGCCATCGTGGACACGTTCATTCCGTTGACGACGACCACTCAGACTCCGATCACCACCAGCAGGTCTTACACGGTCAATGCACCCAG CCGGGGTCGCCCGCAACAGATCCATCGCGGCACAGCACCACC GCGATCGAGACCAACCTTGAAGCCGTCCACTGAAATCGTGTCGAAAGCACAGGAGTTCATCGACATCTACAGGTATCCAGCAACGAGGCCGTCGCCGATTTATCCGACTCCGCAGGTCGATAAACCGGCAGCCAAGTGTCGCAAGGACGTTTGCTTGCTTCCTGATTGCAGTTGCGGCGGGATAGACATTCCAG GTGGAATTCAGGCGGATGAAACGCCGCAAATCGTCCTGCTCACGTTCGACGATGCCGTGAACGATCTGAACAAACCGTTGTACGCTGATCTGTTCGAAAACGGACGTAAGAATCCGAACGGGTGTCCGATCTCGGCTACGTTCTACGTGTCGCACGAGTGGACCGATTATAGCCAGGTGCAAAACCTTTACGCGGACGGCCACGAACTGGCATCGCATACGATCTC GCACAGTTTCGGTGAGCAATTCTCTCAGCGAAAATGGGCGCGAGAAGTTGCCGGACAACGTGAAATCCTCTCGGCCTATGGAGGCGTCAAGTTGGAAGACGTCAGGGGAATGAGGGCTCCCTTCTTATCG GTCGGAGGTAACAACATGTTCAAAATGCTGTGGGACACTAATTTCACCTACGACTCTTCGATGCCAATttatgaaaatcgtccaccgagTTGGCCCTACACCCTGGACTACAAGCTCTTCCACGACTGTATGATTCCTCCGTGTCCAACCAGGTCTTATCCAGGCTTGTGGGAAGTTCCTATGGTGATGTGGCAAGACTTGAACGGAGGTAGATGTTCCATGGGAGACGCGTGCAGCAACCCACCCACCGCTGATGGGGTTTACAAGATGCTGATCAAGAACTTTGAAAGACACTACACGACCAACAG AGCACCGTTTGGACTGTTTTATCACGCCGCTTGGTTCACTCAACCGCACCATAAGGAGGGCTTCATTTCCTTCTTAGACACCATAGTAGCCATGGACGACGTGTGGATAGTGACGAATTGGCAAGCGATTCAATGGGTCAGGAATCCCACGCCACTGGCCCTGTTGCACACCTTTGAACCGTTCGGGTGTAATTACCAG GATCGGCCAAAGAAATGCAACAACCCGAAAGTATGTAATCTTTGGCACAAGAGTGGCGTGAGATACATGAAGACCTGTCAATCGTGTCCAGACATTTATCCGTGGACTGGTAAGACTGGAATACGAAGCAGTCGTATCGACAACGACGTCGACACGCACGAatga
- the Cda5 gene encoding chitin deacetylase-like 5 isoform X3, giving the protein MIIVSSVLLLLAVMSRVGCQRTIPRSARASRNEAALEFECPEEFGYYPHPRDCTQYYVCVFGGALLESCTGGLMYSHELQTCDWPRNVGCPEGGSPGKENEEDPLLERSAKIETLQEQQQQQHHHQQHQQQQQQRREQQQQRREQQQQQRPVQRQPIATTTPIPVQQITEKPIRQRQQARNYHEDEYEPATEIESDRQQRVYRGQPSTIGQVQRDRDGLRRNVISEREKESLVSTRAQTEAHYRTQVPSSESPRVAKILASTAAPVISKSYYNDPDQNYPYYTIYDDDVSIYKDDDYNQYTVNQSVPVQSSVKISEVNAKQYQKPKKVAVNEADKYNLNQDVTVQDYDIYENQAQLNKNKFRINDGQSYRPNVLSHPVVHVTTPNAIVDTFIPLTTTTQTPITTSRSYTVNAPRRSRPTLKPSTEIVSKAQEFIDIYRYPATRPSPIYPTPQVDKPAAKCRKDVCLLPDCSCGGIDIPGDYLPEEIPQIVLLTFDDSVNDLNKGLYADLFEKGRKNPNGCPISATFYVSHEWTDYSQVQNLYAAGHEIASHTVSHSFGEQFSQRKWAREVAGQREILSAYGGVKLEDVRGMRAPFLSVGGNNMFKMLWDTNFTYDSSMPIYENRPPSWPYTLDYKLFHDCMIPPCPTRSYPGLWEVPMVMWQDLNGGRCSMGDACSNPPTADGVYKMLIKNFERHYTTNRAPFGLFYHAAWFTQPHHKEGFISFLDTIVAMDDVWIVTNWQAIQWVRNPTPLALLHTFEPFGCNYQDRPKKCNNPKVCNLWHKSGVRYMKTCQSCPDIYPWTGKTGIRSSRIDNDVDTHE; this is encoded by the exons GATGCCAAAGGACCATCCCCAGAAGCGCCAGGGCGAGCAGAAACGAAGCAGCTTTGGAGTTCGAGTGCCCTGAAGAGTTCGGTTACTACCCTCATCCCCGTGACTGCACGCAATACTACGTATGCGTATTCGGAGGTGCTCTACTCGAGTCTTGCACGGGTGGTTTGATGTACAG TCATGAATTGCAGACATGCGATTGGCCACGTAACGTGGGCTGCCCCGAAGGTGGATCTCCCGGTAAGGAAAACGAAGAAGATCCGCTGTTGGAACG GTCAGCAAAGATAGAAACCCTGCAggagcaacaacagcagcagcaccaTCACCAGCAAcaccagcagcagcaacaacaaagACGCGAACAACAGCAGCAAAGACGtgaacagcaacagcagcaacgtCCCGTTCAGAGGCAACCGATTGCGACGACCACGCCAATTCCTGTTCAGCAGATCACTGAAAAACCGATTCGTCAGAGACAACAGGCTAGGAATTACCACGAGGACGAGTACGAGCCTGCAACGGAAATCGAAAGCGACAGGCAACAACGAGTCTACAGGGGTCAACCGTCCACCATTGGTCAAGTGCAACGAGACAGGGATGGCCTTCGAAGAAACGTGATTTCA gaaagagagaaagagagtctGGTAAGCACGCGTGCCCAAACGGAAGCTCATTACAGGACGCAGGTACCATCTTCAGAATCACCCAGAGTCGCCAAGATCCTGGCATCCACCGCTGCCCCAGTGATCTCCAAGTCTTATTACAACGATCCGGATCAGAATTATCCCTATTACACGATCTACGACGACGACGTGTCCATTTACAAAGACGATG ATTACAATCAATACACCGTGAACCAGTCCGTGCCAGTTCAATCGAGCGTCAAGATCAGCGAGGTGAACGCGAAGCAGTATCAAAAGCCGAAGAAGGTCGCGGTGAACGAAGCGGATAAGTACAATCTGAATCAGGACGTCACGGTTCAGGACTATGATATCTACGAGAATCAG GCTCAACTGAACAAGAACAAGTTCCGGATAAACGATGGACAGTCGTACAG ACCAAACGTTCTCAGCCACCCTGTCGTCCACGTGACGACGCCGAACGCCATCGTGGACACGTTCATTCCGTTGACGACGACCACTCAGACTCCGATCACCACCAGCAGGTCTTACACGGTCAATGCACCCAG GCGATCGAGACCAACCTTGAAGCCGTCCACTGAAATCGTGTCGAAAGCACAGGAGTTCATCGACATCTACAGGTATCCAGCAACGAGGCCGTCGCCGATTTATCCGACTCCGCAGGTCGATAAACCGGCAGCCAAGTGTCGCAAGGACGTTTGCTTGCTTCCTGATTGCAGTTGCGGCGGGATAGACATTCCAG GTGACTACCTCCCGGAGGAGATACCGCAAATCGTTCTCCTCACATTCGACGATTCCGTGAACGACCTGAACAAGGGTCTCTACGCTGATCTATTCGAGAAGGGACGAAAAAATCCGAACGGCTGTCCCATATCGGCCACCTTCTACGTCTCCCACGAGTGGACCGACTACAGCCAGGTCCAAAATCTCTATGCCGCCGGTCATGAGATTGCCTCCCACACGGTTTC GCACAGTTTCGGTGAGCAATTCTCTCAGCGAAAATGGGCGCGAGAAGTTGCCGGACAACGTGAAATCCTCTCGGCCTATGGAGGCGTCAAGTTGGAAGACGTCAGGGGAATGAGGGCTCCCTTCTTATCG GTCGGAGGTAACAACATGTTCAAAATGCTGTGGGACACTAATTTCACCTACGACTCTTCGATGCCAATttatgaaaatcgtccaccgagTTGGCCCTACACCCTGGACTACAAGCTCTTCCACGACTGTATGATTCCTCCGTGTCCAACCAGGTCTTATCCAGGCTTGTGGGAAGTTCCTATGGTGATGTGGCAAGACTTGAACGGAGGTAGATGTTCCATGGGAGACGCGTGCAGCAACCCACCCACCGCTGATGGGGTTTACAAGATGCTGATCAAGAACTTTGAAAGACACTACACGACCAACAG AGCACCGTTTGGACTGTTTTATCACGCCGCTTGGTTCACTCAACCGCACCATAAGGAGGGCTTCATTTCCTTCTTAGACACCATAGTAGCCATGGACGACGTGTGGATAGTGACGAATTGGCAAGCGATTCAATGGGTCAGGAATCCCACGCCACTGGCCCTGTTGCACACCTTTGAACCGTTCGGGTGTAATTACCAG GATCGGCCAAAGAAATGCAACAACCCGAAAGTATGTAATCTTTGGCACAAGAGTGGCGTGAGATACATGAAGACCTGTCAATCGTGTCCAGACATTTATCCGTGGACTGGTAAGACTGGAATACGAAGCAGTCGTATCGACAACGACGTCGACACGCACGAatga
- the Cda5 gene encoding chitin deacetylase-like 5 isoform X1, whose amino-acid sequence MIIVSSVLLLLAVMSRVGCQRTIPRSARASRNEAALEFECPEEFGYYPHPRDCTQYYVCVFGGALLESCTGGLMYSHELQTCDWPRNVGCPEGGSPGKENEEDPLLERSAKIETLQEQQQQQHHHQQHQQQQQQRREQQQQRREQQQQQRPVQRQPIATTTPIPVQQITEKPIRQRQQARNYHEDEYEPATEIESDRQQRVYRGQPSTIGQVQRDRDGLRRNVISEREKESLVSTRAQTEAHYRTQVPSSESPRVAKILASTAAPVISKSYYNDPDQNYPYYTIYDDDVSIYKDDDYNQYTVNQSVPVQSSVKISEVNAKQYQKPKKVAVNEADKYNLNQDVTVQDYDIYENQAQLNKNKFRINDGQSYRPNVLSHPVVHVTTPNAIVDTFIPLTTTTQTPITTSRSYTVNAPSRGRPQQIHRGTAPPRSRPTLKPSTEIVSKAQEFIDIYRYPATRPSPIYPTPQVDKPAAKCRKDVCLLPDCSCGGIDIPGDYLPEEIPQIVLLTFDDSVNDLNKGLYADLFEKGRKNPNGCPISATFYVSHEWTDYSQVQNLYAAGHEIASHTVSHSFGEQFSQRKWAREVAGQREILSAYGGVKLEDVRGMRAPFLSVGGNNMFKMLWDTNFTYDSSMPIYENRPPSWPYTLDYKLFHDCMIPPCPTRSYPGLWEVPMVMWQDLNGGRCSMGDACSNPPTADGVYKMLIKNFERHYTTNRAPFGLFYHAAWFTQPHHKEGFISFLDTIVAMDDVWIVTNWQAIQWVRNPTPLALLHTFEPFGCNYQDRPKKCNNPKVCNLWHKSGVRYMKTCQSCPDIYPWTGKTGIRSSRIDNDVDTHE is encoded by the exons GATGCCAAAGGACCATCCCCAGAAGCGCCAGGGCGAGCAGAAACGAAGCAGCTTTGGAGTTCGAGTGCCCTGAAGAGTTCGGTTACTACCCTCATCCCCGTGACTGCACGCAATACTACGTATGCGTATTCGGAGGTGCTCTACTCGAGTCTTGCACGGGTGGTTTGATGTACAG TCATGAATTGCAGACATGCGATTGGCCACGTAACGTGGGCTGCCCCGAAGGTGGATCTCCCGGTAAGGAAAACGAAGAAGATCCGCTGTTGGAACG GTCAGCAAAGATAGAAACCCTGCAggagcaacaacagcagcagcaccaTCACCAGCAAcaccagcagcagcaacaacaaagACGCGAACAACAGCAGCAAAGACGtgaacagcaacagcagcaacgtCCCGTTCAGAGGCAACCGATTGCGACGACCACGCCAATTCCTGTTCAGCAGATCACTGAAAAACCGATTCGTCAGAGACAACAGGCTAGGAATTACCACGAGGACGAGTACGAGCCTGCAACGGAAATCGAAAGCGACAGGCAACAACGAGTCTACAGGGGTCAACCGTCCACCATTGGTCAAGTGCAACGAGACAGGGATGGCCTTCGAAGAAACGTGATTTCA gaaagagagaaagagagtctGGTAAGCACGCGTGCCCAAACGGAAGCTCATTACAGGACGCAGGTACCATCTTCAGAATCACCCAGAGTCGCCAAGATCCTGGCATCCACCGCTGCCCCAGTGATCTCCAAGTCTTATTACAACGATCCGGATCAGAATTATCCCTATTACACGATCTACGACGACGACGTGTCCATTTACAAAGACGATG ATTACAATCAATACACCGTGAACCAGTCCGTGCCAGTTCAATCGAGCGTCAAGATCAGCGAGGTGAACGCGAAGCAGTATCAAAAGCCGAAGAAGGTCGCGGTGAACGAAGCGGATAAGTACAATCTGAATCAGGACGTCACGGTTCAGGACTATGATATCTACGAGAATCAG GCTCAACTGAACAAGAACAAGTTCCGGATAAACGATGGACAGTCGTACAG ACCAAACGTTCTCAGCCACCCTGTCGTCCACGTGACGACGCCGAACGCCATCGTGGACACGTTCATTCCGTTGACGACGACCACTCAGACTCCGATCACCACCAGCAGGTCTTACACGGTCAATGCACCCAG CCGGGGTCGCCCGCAACAGATCCATCGCGGCACAGCACCACC GCGATCGAGACCAACCTTGAAGCCGTCCACTGAAATCGTGTCGAAAGCACAGGAGTTCATCGACATCTACAGGTATCCAGCAACGAGGCCGTCGCCGATTTATCCGACTCCGCAGGTCGATAAACCGGCAGCCAAGTGTCGCAAGGACGTTTGCTTGCTTCCTGATTGCAGTTGCGGCGGGATAGACATTCCAG GTGACTACCTCCCGGAGGAGATACCGCAAATCGTTCTCCTCACATTCGACGATTCCGTGAACGACCTGAACAAGGGTCTCTACGCTGATCTATTCGAGAAGGGACGAAAAAATCCGAACGGCTGTCCCATATCGGCCACCTTCTACGTCTCCCACGAGTGGACCGACTACAGCCAGGTCCAAAATCTCTATGCCGCCGGTCATGAGATTGCCTCCCACACGGTTTC GCACAGTTTCGGTGAGCAATTCTCTCAGCGAAAATGGGCGCGAGAAGTTGCCGGACAACGTGAAATCCTCTCGGCCTATGGAGGCGTCAAGTTGGAAGACGTCAGGGGAATGAGGGCTCCCTTCTTATCG GTCGGAGGTAACAACATGTTCAAAATGCTGTGGGACACTAATTTCACCTACGACTCTTCGATGCCAATttatgaaaatcgtccaccgagTTGGCCCTACACCCTGGACTACAAGCTCTTCCACGACTGTATGATTCCTCCGTGTCCAACCAGGTCTTATCCAGGCTTGTGGGAAGTTCCTATGGTGATGTGGCAAGACTTGAACGGAGGTAGATGTTCCATGGGAGACGCGTGCAGCAACCCACCCACCGCTGATGGGGTTTACAAGATGCTGATCAAGAACTTTGAAAGACACTACACGACCAACAG AGCACCGTTTGGACTGTTTTATCACGCCGCTTGGTTCACTCAACCGCACCATAAGGAGGGCTTCATTTCCTTCTTAGACACCATAGTAGCCATGGACGACGTGTGGATAGTGACGAATTGGCAAGCGATTCAATGGGTCAGGAATCCCACGCCACTGGCCCTGTTGCACACCTTTGAACCGTTCGGGTGTAATTACCAG GATCGGCCAAAGAAATGCAACAACCCGAAAGTATGTAATCTTTGGCACAAGAGTGGCGTGAGATACATGAAGACCTGTCAATCGTGTCCAGACATTTATCCGTGGACTGGTAAGACTGGAATACGAAGCAGTCGTATCGACAACGACGTCGACACGCACGAatga